In Phyllostomus discolor isolate MPI-MPIP mPhyDis1 chromosome 2, mPhyDis1.pri.v3, whole genome shotgun sequence, the following are encoded in one genomic region:
- the NINJ2 gene encoding ninjurin-2, with translation MAESMLDVALFMSNAMRLKTVLEQGPSSQYYVTLITLISISLLLQVVIGILLVVIARLNLNEVEKQWRLNQLNNAATILVFITVVINIFITAFGAHKTGLLAARSSRDPL, from the exons ATGGCAGAGAGCATGCTGGATGTGGCTCTCTTCATGTCCAATGCCATGCGGCTGAAGACAGTGCTGGAGCAGGGGCCGTCCTCTCAATACTATGTTACCCTCATCACCCTCATCAGTATCTCTCTGCTCCTGCAGGTCGTCATTGGAATCCTCCTGGTAGTCATTG CACGGCTGAACCTCAATGAGGTAGAAAAGCAGTGGCGACTAAACCAGCTCAACAATGCTGCCACCATCTTGGTCTTCATCACTGTTGTCATCAACATCTTCATTACAGCCTTCGGGGCACATAAGACAGGGCTCCTGGCTGCCAGGAGCTCAAGGGACCCTCTCTGA